From the Solanum lycopersicum chromosome 10, SLM_r2.1 genome, one window contains:
- the LOC101247762 gene encoding beta-galactosidase 13-like isoform X2, which yields MTISNRLLLLFLFSLMVTCTFAEKPKGVSYDGRSMIVNGERELLFSGSIHYPRMPPEMWPDVIRKAKEGGLNLIQTYVFWNIHEPVQGQFNFEGNYDVVKFIKEIARQGLYVTLRIGPYIEAEWNQGGFPYWLREVPNITFRSYNEPFIYHMKKYSEMVIDLMKKEQLFAPQGGPIIMAQIENEYNNVQLAYRENGLKYIQWAANMASSLYNGVPWIMCKQRDAPPHIINTCNGRHCGDTFTGPNGPNKPSLWTENWTAQYRTFGDPPSQRAAEDIAFAYYGGTNYGRTGSSFVTTRYYDEAPLDEFGLYREPKWSHLRDLHRALRLSRRALLWGTPTVQKISADLEITVYEKQGTDCTAFLTNNHTTNPATIKFRGKDYYLPEKSVSILPDCKTVVYNTQTIVSQHNSRNFVASEKAKGLKWEKYQEKVPTSSDLPLKNREPLELYSLTKDTSDYAWYSTSVTFERHDLPMRPDILPVLQIASMGHALVAFVNGEYVGFGHGNNIEKGFVFQKPVVLKPGTNTISILAETVGFPNSGAYMEKRFAGPRAITIQGLMAGTLDITQNNWGHEVGVFGEKEKLFTEEGAKKVKWTPVSGPTNGATTWYKTTFDAPEGNNPLAVKMDKMQKGMMWVNGNSLGRYWSSFLSPLGQPTQFEYHIPRAFVKPTGNVLVVFEETGGNPADIEIQTVNRDTICSIITEYHPPNVKSWERSGTNFVAIVEDLKTGAHLTCPDNKIIEKVEFASYGNPDGACGNLAVGTCNSAKSMAVAQEKCLGKNSCTIPIEREIYDEPSKDPCPNIFKTLAVQMKCANKK from the exons atGACTATATCAAATCGGTTACTGTTGTTATTTCTCTTTTCGTTAATGGTTACTTGTACATTCGCTGAAAAACCTAAAGGTGTTTCTTATGATGGTCGTTCCATGATCGTCAATGGTGAGAGAGAATTGCTCTTTTCTGGTTCCATTCATTATCCTCGTATGCCTCCTGAG ATGTGGCCAGACGTCATTAGGAAAGCTAAGGAGGGAGGTTTAAACCTTATCCAGACTTATGTTTTCTGGAATATCCACGAGCCCGTTCAAGGCCAG TTCAACTTTGAAGGAAACTATGACGTTGTCAAGTTCATCAAAGAAATTGCTCGACAGGGCTTGTATGTCACCCTCAGGATTGGACCCTATATCGAGGCTGAATGGAATCAAGG AGGATTCCCATACTGGCTAAGGGAGGTCCCAAACATCACCTTCCGTTCTTACAATGAACCATTCATC TACCACATGAAAAAGTACTCAGAAATGGTCATTGATTTGATGAAGAAGGAACAGTTGTTTGCACCTCAAGGAGGCCCTATCATCATGGCTCAAATCGAAAATGAATACAACAATGTTCAACTAGCATACAGAGAGAATGGTCTGAAATACATCCAGTGGGCTGCCAATATGGCAAGTTCACTATACAACGGAGTCCCATGGATCATGTGTAAGCAAAGGGATGCACCTCCACATATC ATCAACACATGCAACGGAAGACATTGTGGAGATACATTCACAGGTCCCAACGGTCCTAACAAACCTTCTCTATGGACTGAAAATTGGACCGCTCAGTACAGAACATTCGGAGATCCACCATCACAAAGAGCAGCAGAGGATATTGCATTCGCT TACTATGGTGGAACCAACTATGGAAGGACAGGCTCATCATTCGTGACAACTCGTTACTATGATGAAGCTCCCCTTGATGAGTTCG GTTTGTATAGGGAACCAAAATGGAGTCATTTGAGGGATTTACACAGGGCTTTGAGGCTATCCAGAAGGGCTCTCCTTTGGGGAACTCCCACAGTACAAAAGATCAGCGCAGACCTTGAA ATTACAGTTTATGAGAAACAAGGAACTGACTGTACTGCCTTTTTGACCAACAACCACACAACTAACCCCGCGACCATCAAGTTCAGGGGTAAAGACTATTACCTACCTGAGAAATCCGTTAGCATTCTTCCCGACTGCAAGACTGTTGTCTACAACACTCAAACG ATTGTGTCCCAACACAATTCAAGAAACTTCGTGGCATCAGAGAAAGCAAAGGGTCTAAAATGGGAGAAGTACCAAGAAAAAGTCCCAACCTCAAGTGACTTGCCACTTAAAAACAGGGAACCTTTGGAACTTTATTCTTTAACTAAGGATACCTCAGATTATGCTTGGTACAGTACAAG TGTCACATTCGAACGCCATGACTTGCCCATGAGACCTGACATCCTCCCCGTGCTACAAATCGCAAGTATGGGTCATGCATTAGTTGCCTTTGTCAACGGAGAATACGTTG GATTTGGACATGGTAACAACATCGAGAAGGGCTTCGTATTCCAGAAGCCTGTCGTGTTGAAACCTGGAACTAACACCATCTCAATTCTAGCTGAGACAGTTGGCTTCCCG AATAGCGGGGCCTACATGGAAAAGAGGTTTGCTGGACCCAGAGCTATAACCATTCAAGGTTTGATGGCTGGTACTCTTGATATAACTCAAAACAATTGGGGACATGAG GTTGGTGTATTTggagagaaagagaaattaTTCACCGAAGAGGGTGCAAAGAAAGTAAAATGGACACCAGTATCTGGTCCTACTAATGGAGCTACTACTTGGTACAAG ACCACGTTTGATGCCCCTGAAGGCAACAACCCATTGGCTGTGAAAATGGACAAAATGCAGAAGGGTATGATGTGGGTGAATGGTAACAGCCTTGGTCGTTACTGGTCATCTTTCCTCTCCCCACTTGGACAACCCACTCAGTTCGA GTATCACATTCCAAGAGCTTTCGTTAAGCCAACTGGCAATGTCCTAGTTGTGTTTGAGGAAACGGGTGGTAATCCAGCAGATATCGAAATCCAAACAGTAAACAGAGACACCATTTGCAGTATCATCACGGAATATCATCCTCCAAATGTAAAATCATGGGAGAGATCTGGTACTAACTTTGTGGCCATAGTAGAAGATCTCAAAACAGGAGCACACTTGACTTGCCCAGACAACAAAATCATCGAAAAAGTTGAGTTTGCTAGTTATGGTAATCCAGATGGTGCTTGTGGAAACTTGGCTGTTGGAACTTGCAATTCTGCAAAGAGTATGGCTGTTGCACAAGAAAAATGCTTAGGCAAAAACTCATGCACCATCCCAATTGAGAGAGAAATTTACGACGAGCCGAGCAAGGACCCATGCCCTAATATCTTTAAGACTTTGGCTGTTCAAATGAAGTGTGCGAACAAGAAATAA
- the LOC101247762 gene encoding beta-galactosidase 13-like isoform X1 — MTISNRLLLLFLFSLMVTCTFAEKPKGVSYDGRSMIVNGERELLFSGSIHYPRMPPEMWPDVIRKAKEGGLNLIQTYVFWNIHEPVQGQFNFEGNYDVVKFIKEIARQGLYVTLRIGPYIEAEWNQGGFPYWLREVPNITFRSYNEPFIYHMKKYSEMVIDLMKKEQLFAPQGGPIIMAQIENEYNNVQLAYRENGLKYIQWAANMASSLYNGVPWIMCKQRDAPPHIINTCNGRHCGDTFTGPNGPNKPSLWTENWTAQYRTFGDPPSQRAAEDIAFAVARFFAKNGTLTNYYMYYGGTNYGRTGSSFVTTRYYDEAPLDEFGLYREPKWSHLRDLHRALRLSRRALLWGTPTVQKISADLEITVYEKQGTDCTAFLTNNHTTNPATIKFRGKDYYLPEKSVSILPDCKTVVYNTQTIVSQHNSRNFVASEKAKGLKWEKYQEKVPTSSDLPLKNREPLELYSLTKDTSDYAWYSTSVTFERHDLPMRPDILPVLQIASMGHALVAFVNGEYVGFGHGNNIEKGFVFQKPVVLKPGTNTISILAETVGFPNSGAYMEKRFAGPRAITIQGLMAGTLDITQNNWGHEVGVFGEKEKLFTEEGAKKVKWTPVSGPTNGATTWYKTTFDAPEGNNPLAVKMDKMQKGMMWVNGNSLGRYWSSFLSPLGQPTQFEYHIPRAFVKPTGNVLVVFEETGGNPADIEIQTVNRDTICSIITEYHPPNVKSWERSGTNFVAIVEDLKTGAHLTCPDNKIIEKVEFASYGNPDGACGNLAVGTCNSAKSMAVAQEKCLGKNSCTIPIEREIYDEPSKDPCPNIFKTLAVQMKCANKK, encoded by the exons atGACTATATCAAATCGGTTACTGTTGTTATTTCTCTTTTCGTTAATGGTTACTTGTACATTCGCTGAAAAACCTAAAGGTGTTTCTTATGATGGTCGTTCCATGATCGTCAATGGTGAGAGAGAATTGCTCTTTTCTGGTTCCATTCATTATCCTCGTATGCCTCCTGAG ATGTGGCCAGACGTCATTAGGAAAGCTAAGGAGGGAGGTTTAAACCTTATCCAGACTTATGTTTTCTGGAATATCCACGAGCCCGTTCAAGGCCAG TTCAACTTTGAAGGAAACTATGACGTTGTCAAGTTCATCAAAGAAATTGCTCGACAGGGCTTGTATGTCACCCTCAGGATTGGACCCTATATCGAGGCTGAATGGAATCAAGG AGGATTCCCATACTGGCTAAGGGAGGTCCCAAACATCACCTTCCGTTCTTACAATGAACCATTCATC TACCACATGAAAAAGTACTCAGAAATGGTCATTGATTTGATGAAGAAGGAACAGTTGTTTGCACCTCAAGGAGGCCCTATCATCATGGCTCAAATCGAAAATGAATACAACAATGTTCAACTAGCATACAGAGAGAATGGTCTGAAATACATCCAGTGGGCTGCCAATATGGCAAGTTCACTATACAACGGAGTCCCATGGATCATGTGTAAGCAAAGGGATGCACCTCCACATATC ATCAACACATGCAACGGAAGACATTGTGGAGATACATTCACAGGTCCCAACGGTCCTAACAAACCTTCTCTATGGACTGAAAATTGGACCGCTCAGTACAGAACATTCGGAGATCCACCATCACAAAGAGCAGCAGAGGATATTGCATTCGCTGTAGCTCGTTTCTTTGCAAAGAATGGAACTCTTACAAACTATTacatg TACTATGGTGGAACCAACTATGGAAGGACAGGCTCATCATTCGTGACAACTCGTTACTATGATGAAGCTCCCCTTGATGAGTTCG GTTTGTATAGGGAACCAAAATGGAGTCATTTGAGGGATTTACACAGGGCTTTGAGGCTATCCAGAAGGGCTCTCCTTTGGGGAACTCCCACAGTACAAAAGATCAGCGCAGACCTTGAA ATTACAGTTTATGAGAAACAAGGAACTGACTGTACTGCCTTTTTGACCAACAACCACACAACTAACCCCGCGACCATCAAGTTCAGGGGTAAAGACTATTACCTACCTGAGAAATCCGTTAGCATTCTTCCCGACTGCAAGACTGTTGTCTACAACACTCAAACG ATTGTGTCCCAACACAATTCAAGAAACTTCGTGGCATCAGAGAAAGCAAAGGGTCTAAAATGGGAGAAGTACCAAGAAAAAGTCCCAACCTCAAGTGACTTGCCACTTAAAAACAGGGAACCTTTGGAACTTTATTCTTTAACTAAGGATACCTCAGATTATGCTTGGTACAGTACAAG TGTCACATTCGAACGCCATGACTTGCCCATGAGACCTGACATCCTCCCCGTGCTACAAATCGCAAGTATGGGTCATGCATTAGTTGCCTTTGTCAACGGAGAATACGTTG GATTTGGACATGGTAACAACATCGAGAAGGGCTTCGTATTCCAGAAGCCTGTCGTGTTGAAACCTGGAACTAACACCATCTCAATTCTAGCTGAGACAGTTGGCTTCCCG AATAGCGGGGCCTACATGGAAAAGAGGTTTGCTGGACCCAGAGCTATAACCATTCAAGGTTTGATGGCTGGTACTCTTGATATAACTCAAAACAATTGGGGACATGAG GTTGGTGTATTTggagagaaagagaaattaTTCACCGAAGAGGGTGCAAAGAAAGTAAAATGGACACCAGTATCTGGTCCTACTAATGGAGCTACTACTTGGTACAAG ACCACGTTTGATGCCCCTGAAGGCAACAACCCATTGGCTGTGAAAATGGACAAAATGCAGAAGGGTATGATGTGGGTGAATGGTAACAGCCTTGGTCGTTACTGGTCATCTTTCCTCTCCCCACTTGGACAACCCACTCAGTTCGA GTATCACATTCCAAGAGCTTTCGTTAAGCCAACTGGCAATGTCCTAGTTGTGTTTGAGGAAACGGGTGGTAATCCAGCAGATATCGAAATCCAAACAGTAAACAGAGACACCATTTGCAGTATCATCACGGAATATCATCCTCCAAATGTAAAATCATGGGAGAGATCTGGTACTAACTTTGTGGCCATAGTAGAAGATCTCAAAACAGGAGCACACTTGACTTGCCCAGACAACAAAATCATCGAAAAAGTTGAGTTTGCTAGTTATGGTAATCCAGATGGTGCTTGTGGAAACTTGGCTGTTGGAACTTGCAATTCTGCAAAGAGTATGGCTGTTGCACAAGAAAAATGCTTAGGCAAAAACTCATGCACCATCCCAATTGAGAGAGAAATTTACGACGAGCCGAGCAAGGACCCATGCCCTAATATCTTTAAGACTTTGGCTGTTCAAATGAAGTGTGCGAACAAGAAATAA